One part of the Capricornis sumatraensis isolate serow.1 chromosome 13, serow.2, whole genome shotgun sequence genome encodes these proteins:
- the FUT9 gene encoding 4-galactosyl-N-acetylglucosaminide 3-alpha-L-fucosyltransferase 9 — MTSASKGILRPFLIVCIILACFMVCLFIYIKPTNSWIFSPMESASSVLKMKNFFSTKTGDLNETTILIWVWPFGQTFDLTSCQAMFNIQGCHLTTDRSLYNKSHAVLIHHRDISWDLTNLPQQARPPFQKWIWMNLESPTHTPQKSGIEHLFNLTLTYRRDSDIQVPYGFLTVSTNPFVFEVPNKEKLVCWVVSNWNPEHARVKYYNELSKSIEIHTYGQAFGEYVTDKNLIPTISTCKFYLSFENSIHKDYITEKLYNAFLAGSVPVVLGPSRENYENYIPADSFIHVEDYNSPSELAKYLKEVDKNNKLYLSYFNWRKDFTVNLPRFWESHACLACDHVKRHQEYKSVGNLEKWFWN; from the coding sequence ATGACCTCAGCATCCAAAGGAATTCTCCGCCCATTTTTAATTGTCTGCATTATCCTGGCCTGCTTCATGGTGTGTCTGTTCATTTACATCAAGCCCACCAACAGCTGGATCTTCAGCCCGATGGAGTCAGCCAGCTCAgtgctgaaaatgaaaaatttcttcTCCACCAAAACTGGTGATCTTAATGAAACTACTATTCTGATTTGGGTGTGGCCATTTGGGCAGACCTTTGACCTTACATCTTGCCAAGCAATGTTCAACATCCAAGGATGCCATCTCACGACAGACCGTTCTCTGTACAACAAGTCCCACGCAGTTCTGATCCACCACCGAGACATCAGTTGGGATCTGACCAATTTACCTCAGCAGGCGAGGCCACCCTTCCAGAAATGGATTTGGATGAATCTGGAGTCACCGACTCACACACCGCAGAAGAGTGGCATTGAGCACCTGTTCAACCTGACTCTGACTTATCGCCGTGACTCAGATATCCAAGTGCCTTATGGTTTCTTGACCGTAAGCACAAACCCCTTCGTGTTTGAAGTGCCAAACAAAGAGAAGTTAGTGTGCTGGGTTGTAAGTAACTGGAACCCTGAGCATGCCAGGGTCAAGTATTACAATGAGCTAAGCAAAAGCATTGAAATCCATACCTATGGGCAAGCATTTGGAGAATACGTGACTGATAAAAATTTGATTCCTACCATATCTACTTGcaaattttatctttcctttgaaAACTCAATCCACAAAGATTATATCACAGAAAAGCTCTACAATGCTTTTCTGGCTGGCTCTGTGCCTGTTGTTTTGGGGCCATCTAGGGAAAACTATGAGAATTATATTCCagcagattcattcattcatgtggaAGATTATAACTCTCCAAGTGAGCTAGCTAAGTATCTGAAGGAAGTAGACAAAAACAATAAATTATACCTTAGTTACTTTAACTGGAGGAAAGATTTCACAGTAAATCTTCCTCGATTTTGGGAATCACATGCATGCTTGGCTTGTGACCATGTGAAAAGGCATCAAGAGTATAAATCCGTTGGTAATTTAGAGAAATGGTTTTGGAATTAA